A window of Jannaschia sp. M317 contains these coding sequences:
- a CDS encoding aspartate/glutamate racemase family protein gives MIVLINPNSTVSMTDAMLRTARETVPTATFKGWTSHDGPPSIQGAEDGLAAEGPLLALVAKASEEGASAIIIACFDDTALEAARTIARCPVIGIGQAAYHLAAVAGRRFSVVTTLEVSRPILEANIAAYGLSGHLGRVRASGVPVLALERDPKAAAARILAEIEMAIRDDDVQSVVLGCGGMVEIHQSTTSSGQAVRFIDGVRAAANFASQI, from the coding sequence ATGATTGTCTTGATCAACCCCAACAGCACGGTGTCCATGACGGATGCAATGCTACGCACCGCCCGCGAAACGGTCCCCACCGCGACGTTCAAAGGCTGGACATCCCATGATGGCCCGCCTTCAATCCAGGGTGCTGAGGACGGGCTGGCCGCCGAAGGCCCCCTGCTGGCGCTTGTTGCCAAAGCGTCCGAGGAGGGAGCCTCGGCCATCATAATCGCATGCTTTGATGACACCGCTCTGGAGGCTGCCCGGACAATTGCTAGGTGCCCTGTCATCGGCATTGGTCAAGCGGCGTATCATCTTGCCGCAGTCGCGGGCAGGCGTTTCTCGGTTGTGACGACCCTTGAGGTCTCGCGGCCAATACTCGAGGCCAACATCGCCGCCTACGGCCTCAGCGGTCACCTTGGTCGCGTTCGTGCCAGCGGAGTGCCCGTTCTTGCGCTCGAGCGCGATCCGAAAGCAGCAGCGGCGAGGATCCTTGCAGAGATTGAGATGGCCATACGCGATGACGACGTCCAGTCCGTTGTCCTCGGCTGTGGAGGCATGGTTGAAATCCACCAATCGACGACAAGTAGCGGGCAGGCCGTACGGTTCATCGATGGCGTAAGAGCCGCTGCGAATTTCGCCAGCCAGATTTGA
- a CDS encoding ABC transporter ATP-binding protein — protein sequence MTAQASLSPAAEVAGEAPVVLSVRDLDISVRQHGGAKPLVTSLTFDLRRGETLAIAGESGSGKSLTSLAIMGLLPPPAVHVSGGSITFDGIDLTKLAETKLQAIRGSRIAMIFQEPMTALNPVMRIGDQLVEALRAHEPLSRHAARARALEALRAVRLTDPEQRLGQYPHELSGGMRQRVVIAMAIALRPDILIADEPTTALDVTVQREVLDLLRDLSRDLGTALILITHDMGVVAEMADRVLVMQSGAMVEAAAVGQLFSAPKQAYTQALLAAVPRMGQGRAASADTPRRPLVSIRDMVVTYDIKGGILGRTQSRVHAVEGVTFDIYPGETFALVGESGCGKSTIARALTGLVTHQGIVEFDGKPLGGTPAARFAASRQMQMIFQDPMAALNGRMRVGDLVMEPLTIHGIGDAASRRARAEALFDRVGLTRDALDRYPHEFSGGQRQRICIARALALNPKLILADESVSALDVSVQASVLDLLAELKAEMDMSYLFISHDMAVVENIADRVAVMFLGQIVETGSSAQVFGNPQHSYTRRLIDAVPHPDPSRVLPARTVHASDPPSPVRRVGDPPKRVALRSVGSGHLVASEA from the coding sequence ATGACCGCGCAGGCATCCCTTTCCCCGGCGGCAGAGGTCGCCGGGGAAGCCCCAGTCGTCCTGTCCGTGCGCGACCTCGATATTTCCGTGCGCCAGCACGGTGGTGCCAAACCCCTTGTAACCAGCCTGACCTTCGATCTGCGGCGCGGCGAGACGCTGGCCATCGCGGGTGAAAGCGGGTCCGGTAAATCTCTGACGTCGCTGGCAATCATGGGCCTTTTGCCGCCGCCTGCCGTGCATGTTTCGGGCGGGTCGATCACCTTTGATGGCATCGACCTGACGAAGCTTGCCGAGACGAAATTGCAAGCCATCCGCGGCAGTCGCATCGCGATGATCTTTCAGGAACCAATGACCGCGCTGAACCCAGTCATGCGAATCGGAGATCAGTTGGTCGAGGCGCTGCGCGCGCACGAACCCCTGTCGCGTCACGCGGCCCGCGCCCGCGCGCTAGAGGCGCTGCGGGCGGTACGCCTGACCGACCCAGAACAACGTTTGGGCCAGTATCCGCATGAGCTGTCGGGCGGAATGCGTCAGAGGGTCGTGATCGCCATGGCCATCGCGTTGCGCCCCGACATCCTCATCGCCGATGAACCGACGACCGCGCTGGACGTGACCGTCCAGAGAGAGGTGCTGGACCTGCTGCGCGACCTCAGCCGTGATCTGGGCACCGCCCTCATACTTATTACCCACGACATGGGTGTTGTGGCGGAAATGGCCGACCGTGTGCTGGTGATGCAATCCGGCGCGATGGTTGAGGCAGCCGCGGTAGGCCAATTGTTTTCGGCCCCGAAGCAGGCGTACACGCAGGCGCTTCTGGCCGCCGTGCCCCGTATGGGCCAAGGCCGGGCGGCGTCGGCAGACACGCCGAGGCGACCGCTGGTTTCGATCCGCGACATGGTCGTTACCTATGACATCAAGGGCGGCATCTTGGGGCGAACGCAGTCCCGCGTGCACGCCGTCGAAGGCGTGACCTTCGACATCTACCCCGGAGAGACATTCGCGCTTGTGGGCGAAAGCGGCTGTGGCAAATCAACAATCGCGCGCGCCCTCACCGGGTTGGTCACGCATCAGGGTATCGTGGAGTTCGACGGAAAACCGTTGGGCGGCACACCGGCCGCCCGCTTTGCCGCCAGTCGGCAGATGCAGATGATCTTTCAGGACCCGATGGCAGCGCTGAACGGTCGAATGCGCGTGGGCGACCTCGTGATGGAGCCGTTGACGATCCACGGGATCGGCGACGCGGCGTCGCGCCGCGCCCGGGCGGAAGCGCTTTTCGACCGCGTTGGCCTGACGCGTGACGCGCTCGACCGATATCCGCACGAATTTTCGGGCGGGCAAAGGCAACGCATTTGCATCGCACGCGCGCTGGCGCTTAATCCCAAACTGATACTTGCAGATGAAAGCGTGTCTGCGTTGGACGTGTCGGTCCAAGCGAGTGTTCTGGACCTTTTGGCCGAACTCAAGGCAGAGATGGACATGTCCTACCTCTTTATTTCCCACGACATGGCGGTTGTCGAGAACATCGCCGATCGCGTGGCCGTCATGTTTCTGGGCCAGATCGTCGAGACTGGCAGCAGCGCGCAGGTCTTTGGCAATCCACAGCACAGCTATACCCGCCGCCTGATCGACGCGGTGCCGCACCCTGATCCATCCAGGGTCCTTCCCGCCCGAACCGTCCATGCCAGCGATCCGCCAAGCCCGGTTCGCCGCGTAGGCGACCCGCCCAAACGGGTGGCCCTGCGATCAGTCGGATCTGGACATTTGGTTGCAAGCGAAGCCTGA
- a CDS encoding ABC transporter substrate-binding protein, with protein sequence MKNMLTTTALIAALAMPTLAAADAHSATDPDAQYGGNITITYKDDVATLDPAIGYDWQNWSMIKSLYDGLMDYEPGTTDLRPGLAESYEISEDGMTFTFKLREGVKFHNGREMTAEDVKYSLDRVTNPETQSPGAGFFGSIAGYDAVSSGEAEGLSGVTVVDPYTVQIALSRPDATFLHVMGLNFASVVAKEAVEEAGADFGKTAMGTGAFKLSEWTIGQRLVFEKNADYWREGLPYLDSVTFEVGQEPIVALLRLQNGEVDVPGDGIPPAKFMEVMGDPEQASRVIEGGQLHTGYITLNVNIAPFDNVDVRKAVNMAINKERITQVINGRAVPATQPLPPSMPGYTEGYEGYAYDVEAAKALLAEAGFPDGFETELFVMNTDPNPRIAQAIQQDLSQIGITASIQSLAQASVIAAGGEADQAPMIWSGGMAWIADFPDASNFYGPILGCDGAVPGGWNWSWYCNEDIDAMAIEADSMTDPAMVDDRLKMWSDVYMAVMEDAPWVPVFNEQRYTMKSERMGGADALYVDPVSIPVNYDYVFVTDVQ encoded by the coding sequence ATGAAAAACATGCTTACCACGACCGCGCTCATCGCGGCCCTGGCGATGCCGACGCTGGCTGCTGCCGACGCGCATTCCGCGACGGACCCCGACGCCCAGTATGGCGGCAACATCACGATCACCTACAAGGATGACGTGGCCACGCTCGATCCGGCCATCGGCTATGACTGGCAGAACTGGTCGATGATCAAATCGCTCTACGACGGCCTGATGGATTACGAGCCGGGCACGACCGACCTGCGCCCTGGCCTGGCCGAGAGCTACGAGATTTCCGAAGATGGCATGACCTTCACCTTCAAACTGCGCGAAGGGGTCAAGTTCCACAATGGCCGCGAAATGACGGCCGAGGACGTGAAATACTCCCTCGATCGTGTGACCAACCCCGAGACACAATCGCCCGGTGCGGGCTTCTTCGGGTCCATCGCGGGCTATGACGCCGTATCCTCGGGCGAGGCCGAGGGCCTGTCAGGCGTGACCGTTGTCGATCCCTATACCGTCCAGATCGCGCTTTCGCGTCCCGACGCGACTTTCCTGCATGTCATGGGCCTGAACTTCGCCTCCGTCGTCGCCAAGGAAGCGGTCGAGGAAGCAGGCGCAGACTTTGGCAAGACGGCCATGGGCACTGGCGCGTTCAAGCTGAGCGAGTGGACCATCGGTCAGCGCCTGGTGTTCGAGAAGAACGCCGACTACTGGCGTGAAGGGCTGCCGTATCTGGACTCGGTAACCTTCGAAGTGGGGCAGGAACCCATTGTCGCCCTGCTGCGTCTTCAGAACGGCGAAGTGGACGTGCCCGGCGACGGCATCCCGCCTGCGAAATTCATGGAAGTCATGGGCGACCCTGAACAGGCCTCCCGCGTGATCGAGGGCGGGCAGCTGCACACCGGCTACATCACGTTGAACGTCAATATCGCACCCTTCGACAACGTCGACGTGCGCAAGGCCGTGAACATGGCCATCAACAAGGAGCGGATCACGCAGGTCATCAATGGCCGGGCCGTTCCGGCTACGCAGCCGCTGCCACCGTCGATGCCCGGATACACCGAAGGCTACGAAGGCTACGCCTATGATGTGGAGGCGGCCAAGGCGCTGCTGGCCGAGGCAGGCTTCCCCGACGGGTTCGAGACGGAACTCTTCGTGATGAACACCGACCCGAACCCGCGCATCGCGCAGGCCATCCAGCAAGACCTTAGCCAGATCGGCATCACCGCGTCGATCCAGAGCCTTGCACAAGCCAGCGTCATCGCCGCTGGTGGCGAGGCCGATCAGGCCCCGATGATCTGGTCCGGTGGCATGGCCTGGATCGCGGACTTCCCGGATGCGTCCAACTTCTACGGACCCATCCTTGGGTGCGACGGGGCGGTGCCGGGTGGCTGGAACTGGTCGTGGTACTGCAACGAGGATATCGACGCGATGGCGATTGAAGCCGACAGTATGACAGACCCCGCAATGGTCGATGACCGCCTGAAGATGTGGTCCGACGTCTACATGGCCGTCATGGAAGATGCGCCCTGGGTGCCCGTATTCAACGAGCAGCGCTACACCATGAAGTCCGAGCGGATGGGCGGGGCGGATGCGCTCTATGTCGATCCGGTCTCGATCCCCGTCAACTACGACTACGTGTTCGTCACCGATGTGCAATAA
- a CDS encoding ABC transporter permease, with protein MALPIMAVLVIFLVLPIIMIVIVSFWQATEFSIIPAFDFENYEFLFGSNVTYRVFFNTFKYAFITWVFTLSIGFTVAYFLAFHVRTLTWQIVLFLLCTIPFWTSNIIRMISWIPFLGRNGIANSNLMSWGVIDEPLDWLLFSDFAVILAFVHLYTLFMVVPIFNTMMRIDKSLIEAARDAGASGAQILWNVIIPLTKPGIMIGTIFVVTLVMGDFITVRFMSGSQSANVGRLISNDIALLAYPSASATAVVLLLTVLIVIGIMLRFVDIRKEL; from the coding sequence ATGGCCCTGCCGATCATGGCGGTGCTTGTCATCTTTCTCGTCCTGCCGATCATCATGATCGTGATCGTCAGCTTCTGGCAGGCCACGGAATTTTCCATCATCCCGGCTTTTGATTTCGAGAACTACGAATTTCTATTCGGCTCGAACGTCACGTACCGTGTCTTTTTCAATACGTTCAAATATGCGTTCATCACCTGGGTGTTCACACTAAGCATCGGCTTTACCGTGGCGTACTTTCTGGCGTTTCACGTTCGCACCCTGACCTGGCAGATCGTTTTATTTCTGCTTTGCACGATTCCGTTTTGGACATCCAACATCATCCGCATGATCAGCTGGATCCCTTTCCTTGGCCGCAACGGGATCGCCAACTCAAACCTGATGTCCTGGGGCGTCATCGATGAGCCTCTTGACTGGCTCTTGTTCTCAGACTTTGCGGTGATCCTTGCATTCGTCCATCTGTACACGCTGTTCATGGTGGTCCCAATCTTCAACACGATGATGCGGATCGACAAATCCCTGATCGAGGCGGCTCGGGATGCAGGTGCATCGGGCGCTCAGATTCTTTGGAATGTCATCATTCCGCTGACCAAGCCCGGCATCATGATCGGCACAATCTTCGTGGTCACGCTCGTGATGGGGGACTTCATCACGGTGCGGTTCATGTCGGGATCTCAATCCGCCAATGTCGGACGATTGATCTCCAACGATATCGCGCTTCTGGCCTATCCATCTGCATCCGCCACGGCGGTGGTGCTCCTCCTGACGGTTTTGATCGTGATTGGCATCATGTTGCGTTTCGTCGATATCCGGAAGGAGTTGTAG
- a CDS encoding acetamidase/formamidase family protein — MCNKCPDYTIHGASHHFGWDNSFVPVETVAPGSTIEFKCHDSSAGQLTVTSTVDDVRTLDFGKINPVSGPIYVDGAEPGDALKIKIEGFTPSGFGWTANIPGFGLLADQFQDPALTIWKYDPDTLEPALFGKHGAVPLKPFAGTIGCALAEPGLHSIVPPRRVGGNLDIRDLAAGTTLYLPVEVAGALFSIGDTHAAQGDGEVCGTAIESPMDATVTLDLVKGANLKMPRFTTPGPVTRHLDAKGYEVTTGIGPDLMSGARDAVAQMVDHLCATQKLAPEDAYMLVSTCGDLRISEIVDTPNWVVSFYFPRIVFE; from the coding sequence ATGTGCAATAAGTGCCCTGACTACACGATCCACGGCGCAAGCCACCATTTCGGCTGGGACAACTCGTTTGTCCCGGTCGAGACGGTCGCCCCCGGATCGACGATCGAGTTCAAGTGCCACGACAGTTCCGCCGGGCAATTGACCGTGACCAGTACTGTCGATGACGTGCGCACGCTCGACTTTGGCAAGATCAATCCCGTTTCCGGTCCCATCTACGTCGATGGGGCCGAACCGGGCGACGCGCTGAAGATCAAGATCGAGGGGTTCACCCCTTCGGGCTTTGGCTGGACGGCGAACATCCCGGGCTTCGGCCTGCTTGCCGATCAGTTTCAGGACCCGGCGCTGACGATCTGGAAGTACGATCCCGACACGCTCGAACCGGCGTTGTTCGGCAAGCATGGGGCCGTGCCGCTCAAGCCCTTCGCGGGCACGATTGGTTGTGCCTTGGCCGAGCCGGGCCTGCATTCCATCGTCCCGCCCCGGCGGGTCGGCGGCAACCTCGACATCCGTGATCTGGCGGCGGGCACCACGCTCTACTTGCCGGTCGAAGTCGCGGGCGCGCTGTTCTCGATCGGAGATACGCATGCAGCACAGGGCGACGGCGAAGTCTGCGGTACGGCCATCGAAAGCCCGATGGACGCCACCGTGACGCTGGATCTGGTGAAGGGCGCGAACCTCAAGATGCCGCGCTTTACCACGCCGGGACCGGTGACGCGGCACCTTGATGCCAAGGGCTATGAGGTGACGACGGGCATCGGGCCGGACCTGATGAGCGGCGCGCGCGATGCAGTTGCGCAGATGGTCGATCACCTGTGCGCGACGCAGAAACTGGCCCCCGAAGACGCCTACATGCTGGTCTCCACTTGCGGCGATCTGCGGATCTCGGAAATTGTGGACACCCCGAACTGGGTCGTCTCGTTCTACTTCCCGCGGATCGTCTTCGAATGA
- a CDS encoding ABC transporter permease has product MEPRSKSFYILGTFFAVFLLFLYGPTITIAILSFQGPGGGLTFPMQGTSLHWFRELFEQQAVGDIWGSFRRSLGLGLMVMVTTVVLSVMGGLAFRKRFKGSGILFYLIITSLVIPSILISLGVGLVFSQSGLTVHWSTSGFGAQLTWTLPFGLLIMFAVFNRFDKSYEEAARDLGATPWQTLRHVVLPIIGPSLIGVALFGFTLSYDEFARTLLTAGSYNTLPLEIFGMTTNVTTPVLYALGTLTTVFSLLMIGLFLCLAVWSTRRKARAGSDAGQGTL; this is encoded by the coding sequence ATGGAGCCGCGCTCGAAATCCTTTTACATCCTGGGCACCTTTTTTGCAGTCTTCCTGCTGTTCCTCTATGGCCCGACGATCACCATCGCGATCCTTTCCTTTCAGGGTCCTGGCGGAGGACTGACGTTTCCGATGCAAGGCACGTCGCTGCATTGGTTCCGCGAGCTGTTCGAACAGCAAGCTGTTGGTGACATCTGGGGAAGCTTCCGGCGGAGCCTCGGCCTGGGCCTCATGGTCATGGTGACGACGGTTGTCCTGTCGGTGATGGGGGGGCTGGCCTTTCGAAAGCGGTTCAAAGGATCCGGCATCCTGTTTTATCTGATCATCACGTCGCTTGTGATCCCATCGATCCTGATCTCGCTCGGCGTCGGGTTGGTGTTCTCGCAATCCGGTTTGACGGTACATTGGTCGACCTCGGGCTTTGGGGCGCAATTGACCTGGACACTTCCTTTTGGCCTTTTGATCATGTTCGCCGTCTTCAACCGCTTTGACAAAAGCTATGAGGAGGCGGCGCGCGATCTGGGCGCGACCCCATGGCAAACGCTCCGCCACGTCGTCTTGCCGATCATCGGCCCGTCGCTGATCGGCGTTGCCCTGTTCGGCTTCACCCTCAGCTACGACGAATTTGCGCGCACCCTTCTGACGGCGGGCAGCTACAACACGCTGCCGCTCGAGATCTTCGGCATGACGACGAATGTGACCACACCGGTTCTTTACGCCTTGGGAACTCTGACCACGGTGTTTTCGCTGCTGATGATCGGCTTGTTTTTGTGCCTCGCGGTTTGGAGTACCCGTCGCAAGGCGCGTGCGGGGTCCGATGCCGGGCAGGGCACGTTATGA